The DNA segment TCAGGATCTTTACTAGGCTCCTAAGTACATTAAAgcataatttaaaaattacaatGTTTGCGTGTATGTACTCTTTGTAGGGATAAAGTGACACATATATAGGAATAGGCCCTGAGGCATAATTATTTTATGACTTATCAGACTCATATCTGTAATGCTTAACTGCAGCAGTGATTTGTGGAACCATGGTGCACACACAACCCTGCAAAAAaccagcattgctggtccagcataaggtatgttttgcatgctgggaccagcttgggatggtggtatgctgtttctgcattaggtgctggttgctggtgtgctggccgtccagcctgggatggtggtatgctggtccatcattaggtgctggttgctggtgtgctggctgaccagcctgggatggtggtatgctggtccagcattaggtgctggttgctggtttGCTGgctgaccagcctgggatgctggtgtctggccgaacagcctgggatgctggtgtgctggccgaccagcctgggatgctggtgtgctggtcaacatatgatgtcttttggatgctagtataatcccagcaagaccacaacaaaacccatttgttacatatcacatatcacatattcataaagaccaagacaattttctagtgaattgcaattcactttttaataaagaaaaacattctatCATTCTATTTCTATCATTtacatgattttctttttatatatatttactcatttattcatatgtgtataagtttgtttaaaatatttattggacaatgacgtttgccatcacactgtaatttacacacgtgtacaaataacgttacacaatataacctttacaacaatCATTTTTGGACTTATCTTAGTCGTTTGCCGTTAGACAATTCCTGATcgatgtcttctttattctctgaaaaattatagaaacaaaataagaaacaaaactatatattactcatttgtttatattgtgcagtgaacgagtTACGATGAAACAGCTAGTgtacctttaagcattagtatttgtgccctgaagaagtcttgcttccatcgtagctacccaataaacctgagtttggtcaaacatgtcatacAGTAGTTAAAGTCCTGCTTGTCAGCcatcatccaggtacctcacgtatgcaaacattctgattcccagtgatcagcagattcctcgtgtagaagcggaagctttttatttaccccaaaacaaaatcctaattacggtggcaaaaacatgatgatctggaacacgtgcacttatactaatttcgataaacactataaggtatataatgtagtcgaaaacattgcaagatttttttttggaaagtgcaggaactacatttaccttcgtGAACATAGTTGCTTGATGCATGATGCCgggtaatatctcttcacattaccacttcactaaacaaacaaacaaactacttAAATActtcttaattgagacaaatggatttttatccatatatatatatatatatatatatatatatatatatatatatttatttatttatttcaaaaaccAACATcctgtatgatttatatgctacttccctcatggagcccgggaagtcaacatttgttggtattactatatttaatttgtggggacactttaatccctaacgaacgatttttaaatgtttttattctttttattaagGTTTTcgagctttgttatttcagttctttattcaaaagagggagcaaaaatgtataaatatatttataattaaatatattccaatatattgtgctGTGATATTaatatcttatattaatgtgttacatagaaacatacacaagcaaaaataaaggttgtccccttaaagctcattccagaaagatcatactggttaaccggctacaccagccccgttttgcttcataacaccatgactatgctggccacccatctataccagcactataccagcactgaccagcattataccagcattgaccagtaaaaaccagcctggaccagcattTGGTTTATGCtagatttttcagcagggaatGCTGGCTAAAAGGGCAGTGCAGTATAATAATtggactatttatttttcttttgtaaaaacATCAAGAGGGACAGCATAGGGCAAgcttaaaatatgtttaaaatctactgtacatgcattgtttttttttctattctgctTAACAGACAGTGTAAAGGCTTACTATAAGCGAGCCAAAGCTTATGCTGCTGTCTGGAGTGAGAAGGAAGCTAAACGGGACTTCCTGATGGTGGCCAAATTGGACATGACTCTGGTTAGGCTAGTTCAGAAAGAACTGAAACTTCTCTCAGAAACAATAAAGGAAAAACACTGGGAGGACAAAGAGAAATACTGGAACATATTTGAGAAGAAAATCAGTGATGATGAGAAGatgactgaagaaaaaaaaaaaggatgtgcAGCAATGCAAGATGAAAACTTGCATTTTTTTCAGCCAATGGTCCAAGAGGAGCAGGAACATGACACAAAATTGAAAGAGACAAAAATCGATCAGCAAACTGCTGCTCCAGTTGCAGGCATGGATCGGCAGCAGTTGTTACGGCTGATTATGCTGCTCCAGGATGAAGGGAGTTTCTACATTAAAAAGCAGCATTTCACTGATGCCATGGTTAAATTTAGAAATGCCCTGGAGTATGTAGACTATCTTCAAACCAAGGTAAGTATAGTAGGTAAGTTAGGTACGCAAGAGTATATTGCAAAAATATCTAACTTACTCTAACTGTTTGTATGTAGGAGATAGACTATAAAGGAGAGGACTGGGAATCTCTGGAGAAAGTGCGTCTACCACTCACCCTTAACCTGAGCCAATGCCTGTTTGAACTTGGGGAATACCAAGAGGTGGTCAAACTCAATACCCAACTACTAAAAAATCACAGAGGTGAATTCACACTCTGCCAAATTGCAGAGAAGAATCCGCACACACTACTTGCTAGCTCATGTTCTTTCTATCctctttgttatttttatttgtatagcacatttaacaatggatattgtgaTAAAAACACAGTCTCAACTTATTCTCAGAAGGAACTGGAGCCTTCTTTTAAGCTTGCATGCTAACAGCACATGACTGAATGAATAGCGAAACACTAGTTTCAGGAATTATGAATATTTCCACGCTGGCAAGTTGACCATAACCACCTTGTTActggaactgaactgaactgtcaCTGGGGCATTCTGTTCTAAAATGAGCTTGACTGTCAATTCAGGGGTCAAAATATCCTATAGTGAGATACTGAAATGAATGcttgaaaaacattttcaggTCATGACCAAAACCCTGGTTTCTGATAGCTTGAGTGACATATCTCAACAGAACACCTGGTTTTAGAACAGTGGGGAAGAGGCATATTTGCATATAATTGTAGTGTCTATGTGACATAGTGCTGAATATTATGAATATGTAAGCCCCACCTCTGTGATGCACAAGTGACATCCAATTCTGTCTGTTTTAATGCAATAATTCTTCTGAAGGACAGTGTGAAGGGGCATGTTCCATATTGAGATATCTCACTGATACTTTCAGAGAACCAGGGttataatgttaattatttaataatagttaattattcaatttattagttattaataaCAACCTCTAACATCTTACCTTTATGTTTCATCAATTATCTTCTATTCCAGGAAGTTTCAAGCATTATTAAATTGAATATATTATGAGCCCTATGTAATGAGTAGAACATTTTggctgaattatttatttaatgtgaataaaatgttctccctccctctttaaCTTttactatttctctctctgttccaaATAAAGATAATATAAAAGCCATCTATCAACGTGCTCGTGCCTATTCAGCCTTGTGCGACAAAGAAAAAGCAAGACAGGATTTCTTCAGGGCAGAACATCTTGAACTTAAGCTCAAACCCATTGTCAAGCAGGAACTGAAAAAACTATGTGAGAATCTCCAGGCAAAACATTTAAGTGAGAGCAAGAACTACTGGGTCAGCAGCCAAGGAGAAGTGGGAACAGAAAGCACAGACCAATCGAGGCAACAGGAAGGAGCTGAAATTGGCAGACAAGAGAAAAGCCACTAGAGAGAGCTatgaagaaggaaaagaaacttAGGCATCTTTAGTGAAGAGGAGATTTCAGACAGCCAAGCAGGCAATGAAGATGATATAAAATCAGCCAGAAGAAGAATGGGgaggaaaacaaacagaacaagaCCGAATACAATTAGTAAGATCAAGAAGGACTCTCATTGGACACAGTGATTATTCTGAATGTGGTGAGACCAAGAACAatagacaatacaaaaagaatACAAAGAGAAACAATATCAAAAAACTGTCCAAAAATATGCATCCTCTACAGACAAAGTGTAATCTGTAAAACCTGTGTCCAGAAATTCTAAACacaaaccaaaaagaaaaacatatattCTCATTCATACAAGAAACACAGAAGACAtggtataaaaatacaaatttatttcTCTGTATACAATCAGTAGAAAGCAGCTAGTCATTTCTTAAACGCTTTTCACAAACAGTATTGTATAAATTAATGTGAGTGGGAACTGGGTAGAGAATATTATgcaataataaagtaataatcaAAAAGTAATAGTGATAAATGTATATTGGGGTAAAAACAATGGAATGTTTGATCAAGTTAACAATCTGCATGAGTCAACATTGGATTGATACATTCAAATTAAGCAAACATCTATTTtcaaggcaaaaaaaacaatgtgtttGCAGACCTGCAGATATTTTTTCCAACAAAATGCATGTTCATTAGTAAATATACCAGAACTTTCATATatgaaatcaaattaaataagtaTAATTGGAAGAAATATGAACTTAAGCAAAAACCATACTGAATATGCTAGACAGAAAGATCTGCTGTAAATGCATAGCAAGATTATGATGTTAAGGATTTTCTCCATCTGTGAGTGCATGATGGTCCTTGTGCCAGTATGCTTCAGGGTATGAAATGACTTATggattttaaacattcattcatatgTTTTTCCttaatatttcatgttttatgaataaagaaacaagaaacaacaaacaatgtttatgttttcatttttaatcttttagtGTTCTGAATGTGATAATCATGTAATCAAATGCCAcagattttaatataaaagccATGCCAGCTACTGTAAGCAGTTTCCGGTGGTTTGGGCAGGGATAACAACACACTATATAACTTCTcatttgttctctttttcttttgtcaacACTATATGCATCTCCTTTACAATGGATGAGAGTGTAACCAGCAATAGCAGGTCTTATAGGACAGGTCCCTAGCAActttaacacaaataatatCCATTGTCAAATGCAAAAatccatgcttttttttaataaactggcTTGTTCAAGGTGGAATGGGatttaaatttatatacatGCACTGAAAACCATGAGGGATTTTTGTCCAAGGATAGGTAAAGATATACTGTAGGCACTGCATCTTAACATCATGACTTCAGAGATCATTATCTCTCTTCTTCTGTCTGTTCTATCTGttccatccatctctcttaATTTGGGTCTATCTTTTTATAGTGTTCTTGTAACATTTTTCACTCTCACAAAATCTGACAACCTAACTAAACTGCTCTTATGACAAATGGGATCTATAATGTCCTCATGCATAATGTAAAAGCATCTGGTATCAATCACTTTCTTTTTCATGCTAAACTATTATTTACTTAAacatatcaaaataaaaaaatatgtaaatgtttctCTGATTTAACATATGGGCAAAGAACCAAAAGGCAAATATGTTCTAATAATTTTCAAGCTTATAAGATTTGTATGATTAATTCacatttaatttgaaaattTCACAGCTGTCTTAATTAATAGACTGTATCCTAGAAACTGTATGAACTGTTGGATGACATGCAGCTTGGAGTGACTCACTTCAATCCACaataattttcattttgaatCTTGTAAACTTGTTAGAGAGACATTGACAATATCAATCTAATTTTAAATAGCTTTGTttacaaaaaacacagacaatgcCATTGCCATCACCTTCCATCTAGCCCTTACCCACATGGacaaaagagacacacacatacaaatgctGTTCAGCATTCGACACAATCCTTCCTCAGCATCTGATCGAAAAACTGAGCCTGCTGTGCCTGAagacctccctctgcaactggatcatGGGCTTCTTAACAGGGAGACCACAGACAGGAGGTCAGGGTTAGGGTGGTGAAGTATAGGTGCTGTGGTAAATCTCTGAGTCAGTTAAATGCTTCTTGAGTTGAATGCTTCTTGCTATCCATGTTAGTATACAGAGTTTCCCATGTACATGTAAGAGTTGTGAGGGGGATTTATGCTGGAGGGGTAGGCCACTCGGTGACTGCACAAACCTTGTTTGAGTCCATCTCTACTCTTTGGTGGAATATCACATAAAACCAATAATTAGCCCTCTCCTTGCTGAAGACCATCAGCCATGTTGTGATTTTTCCTGAGGATGATGGCAGAGTGGTTAGAGAGTTTCTTCAGAGATGGTACAGCATGAGTCTTGCCTTTAGACAGTGCTGTTGGCAGAATGGGGACTACTAAATTTGAGTTCCTTATCTCTCCAAGACAAATTGTGTGTCATGCATGTTTAACCAAAGAAATCCAAGAATGATGTGATTGGTGAGTGAAGATATACCATAGAACATGAACTCTATGCAGTGGAATAGTCTGACCTAGAGTATAATTGGAGCAATTTGTTGtgtgatgtagatgtagatgtaggGTTGGTCATCTACCCCATGATCCTCAGCGGCAGGACATATGGCACAGTGGGTATGAAAAGGTATTCCACCAGGCATTGTTGAACAAGGTTCATGACAGTCCCCAAGTCAATCAGAGACGATGGACCATATTTGCATAGTGTATGTGAACTGGAACTAGAAGACTAGAAGGATTAGGGAGAGGGCCAGAGTGTTGGCATGGAGGACATGTTCTGATTGCCCACAGTAGTAGCAGAGCTGCTGCTGGTGCAGGCGCTATTCAGTGGACACTTTCGCCTTCTTTAGTTTCATGGATTCGTGGATCTGAGACCCTCCCAGAAGATTGCACTTAGTGCCACCTTGTTCCACAGACTCTGAGTTGCCAGTATCCATAATTTAAGGCATAATCAATTATGCTGTCTTTCCCCTGATGTAGTCTCAGAAGATGTTTTAAGATGTCTTTCCCCACAGGACATTCGAACACCTCTCTGATATGCGCAAAGAAAATCTAGCACTGGCTTAGGAAGCTCTTTCATCGTTTGGCAGAGCCATTATTCCCCTCTGCCATATTTGCTGATTTGAATCATTGTGAAGGGATGTCAGGTGTGGATTGTATGGCCTTCATCAGGTGAGTGGCCTGAAGCACAATGAGCTGTTTCACGTTTGCAGCCAGATCTTCCCCCTGATGTGCAGTGGTCACCTGAATCTGTGACAAATCTGCTGGATTCATGGGTGgcaaagtattttattaaagaacatgAAGTTGGTGAATCCATAAGCATATTTACTAGCAAACAGTCCAATACACAAGAGCAAAGGCAGGGTCAAAACAGGCAGAATATTCAAGAAAAACAGATAAGCAATCAGCAGGGCAAAATAATCCAAATCAGAATCCAATGAGCAAAAAATGTGGGGCAAAAATGGCAAGGTCATAGATAGTAAAAATCTAAGTAAAAATCAATAAGGCTTGGTACACAGGATGAGACATTGGCAGTACTTCATCTTGTGAGGACGTCCATCAAACCGGAAGTGAACTGCATGAACCCGGAAGTGCTCAGCATTCTGGTGAGGGTTCCCTCCAGAAGGGGTTTGGCAGGTGGTGTTCTAACATTTGTCTTGGCAAATGGATAGTAAACCCCTTGTTTTTGCTCATCATAAAGATTGTCCCATCAGCACAGCAGGCCACAATATGCTCATTAGATAGAATGTTGGATTCAAAGTTGGTGTCGATCACTGATAATATGTCTTATTAAGTAGTGGTGTTCATTTTAGTTGACAGATTGGCCTGTTTCAAAACACTCTCATTAATTGTAGATGAACAAAGAGCACAGGCATGCCTACCAGAGATGTCTTACCCAATAGGGTAATGGTGAAGGAGATTgtgtctgatgtttttttttaagaagcatTATCTTTATCTACCACCTGGGGGCCACACAGCTGCCTCAAAAATTTTCATCCACACTGGTCTTTGGTGACATGGTTCTTTAAAATTTTGATTTCATAAGCACTCTTTGTTAGTGCCACCCTAGGTTGGGAACCACTGTTCTAGGCCTCCCTTAAACTGCAGGGCACAGCCAAGGGCTATCTTTTTTCaagcaaaacacacaacagttatTAAAATCACCCTCACAGATTAACCTTTCCCTTTACCCAGAAAACCAAAGTGAGCTGTGCCATGGCTGTTTATATCCTTACTGATATGTTTGTATGACAGACAGTGATGAAGGGAGAGTAATGGGTGGATGTAATAACAGagtgagaatgaaagagagacaaataaaagcaaaaatattaaccaattaataaaagcaaacacaaattttctttgtcttaaaacaaaagacaaagtaCTAGCTACAGAAATATAGGCCTTACTtctctgtgtgttgttgttggtgaGGTCATTGTTCTgtactacaaacacacaagcacacacttcaagacaagaaaaacacacacttgcCGCTTCAATAAGTTGCCACAGGGTTACCACAGTGTACTGATCAAGCATTAGCCTACGGCACCACAAAACATTAGTGAATCACTCAGAAATGTCCTAGCCTTCTCCGGTGAGCTTCTCTTAGAGATCAGAAAGTGTCCTTCAAATCCCCTGAGTCAATCTTTATGTTTTCACCTTTGCATATTCTTGCATATTCTGGACCCAATCCAGATTTAACTGAGAGATGTGTAATCTGTAAAGTatgtcagaaagaaagaataaagaagtaTAAaggataaaacaaataaataacaagcaACCTGTTTAAACTGCTATCaactatttatatttctataaaaatgtcttttattcaATTTGTTCAAATAGGTGTTTAAATGAGTATTCTAAATTTgtcattgtttgtttattgttcttaCCAAATGCACTTATAATACAGCACTGTTGAATTTCTCAAATCTGACTGTGGATTAATATTGTATAACAGCACGTCGGGTTAATAGGTTTGTACCAACGAGCTTATTCTGGTATATTATATGATCTAGGACCTATTTAGCTGACGCATCATATTACCTTATCCTattaataaactgattaaatatgTGTTGAATTTTAACCAAGAAAATGGTGGTGAAGcattttgtaattttacatttatttagcatttctgTAAGAACTCTTAGGTGATTCATTTGCTGCAGCAGCATGcagcattcattttttattgtttacttgtTTTACTGTGATTTTGCTTATAAAGCAAAGACAATTGCACCAAACAATAGGAGGGACTTCTTGTACAGTTTCAGTAGAATGTTCATGTCGATGAATATTACAGCATAAAATTAGACAGTTGTTGGTTAGCCCCTTGGGTTACCTTCTGCGCTTTATGTCCAAACAACTGTCACTTTTACTTTCAATGATGACAATTGATCAATTGAAGATTGAAATCTGAGTGGGAATTATTGTATCACAATAACCAGTAAAACAATAATTATGATGAAACACTGTGATACTTTTATCTGAAAGGAGAGTTTATATGGGATTAATTTGACACTATTTATGTAGCACAAATTGTAAGTATTTTAGGTTGTATTGTTCATACATGCAATTTACGTTGCACAAAGTAActagtttaatattataattattacattactGCTGTACATACTGCATCACTATTTTGCCAAATAGTTGTCTATCTATTgctatatagatagatagatagatagatagatagatagatagatagatagatagatagatagatagatagatagatagatagatagatagatagatagatagatagaactttattgtcattgcattgtACGGGTATacagcaacaaaatgcagtgcaaaatgtagcaatcgtgcaaaagtgcagataaatatatagcatatttacagcaagtgGTATATATGAAAGCGTACACAGTACAGTAAATAActattacagaattacagaaatggtTCAAAGGATATGGCATTGAAGAGGAATGTGCATGGCATTATAGTAAACAAATGTTATATTACAAAA comes from the Tachysurus fulvidraco isolate hzauxx_2018 chromosome 17, HZAU_PFXX_2.0, whole genome shotgun sequence genome and includes:
- the LOC113635873 gene encoding aryl-hydrocarbon-interacting protein-like 1 isoform X1 produces the protein MDKTSIHPGVKKTILHGGQGRLPQFPNGTKLVFYFKTLLDNFERTVIDDSHKNKQPTEIFVGKMFKMEVWEVLLTSMRVGEVAQFWCDASHTGLYPIVAKGIRLAAQGKDPLEGQKHMCGVGNVFTYHSTGFPELDELLREPQPLIFIMELISVGEPFSYLHESWLMEKDEKMQLVPTLHHEGNTLVKKNCYREASEKYKEAVLLLRTIQSREMPGDEDYIKLSKLIMPLVLNYCQCMLELEEYYEVIEHTTELIEKHKDSVKAYYKRAKAYAAVWSEKEAKRDFLMVAKLDMTLVRLVQKELKLLSETIKEKHWEDKEKYWNIFEKKISDDEKMTEEKKKGCAAMQDENLHFFQPMVQEEQEHDTKLKETKIDQQTAAPVAGMDRQQLLRLIMLLQDEGSFYIKKQHFTDAMVKFRNALEYVDYLQTKEIDYKGEDWESLEKVRLPLTLNLSQCLFELGEYQEVVKLNTQLLKNHRDNIKAIYQRARAYSALCDKEKARQDFFRAEHLELKLKPIVKQELKKLCENLQAKHLSESKNYWVSSQGEVGTESTDQSRQQEGAEIGRQEKSH
- the LOC113635873 gene encoding aryl-hydrocarbon-interacting protein-like 1 isoform X2 gives rise to the protein MSEISGIFLPLQLVFYFKTLLDNFERTVIDDSHKNKQPTEIFVGKMFKMEVWEVLLTSMRVGEVAQFWCDASHTGLYPIVAKGIRLAAQGKDPLEGQKHMCGVGNVFTYHSTGFPELDELLREPQPLIFIMELISVGEPFSYLHESWLMEKDEKMQLVPTLHHEGNTLVKKNCYREASEKYKEAVLLLRTIQSREMPGDEDYIKLSKLIMPLVLNYCQCMLELEEYYEVIEHTTELIEKHKDSVKAYYKRAKAYAAVWSEKEAKRDFLMVAKLDMTLVRLVQKELKLLSETIKEKHWEDKEKYWNIFEKKISDDEKMTEEKKKGCAAMQDENLHFFQPMVQEEQEHDTKLKETKIDQQTAAPVAGMDRQQLLRLIMLLQDEGSFYIKKQHFTDAMVKFRNALEYVDYLQTKEIDYKGEDWESLEKVRLPLTLNLSQCLFELGEYQEVVKLNTQLLKNHRDNIKAIYQRARAYSALCDKEKARQDFFRAEHLELKLKPIVKQELKKLCENLQAKHLSESKNYWVSSQGEVGTESTDQSRQQEGAEIGRQEKSH